In a single window of the Littorina saxatilis isolate snail1 linkage group LG5, US_GU_Lsax_2.0, whole genome shotgun sequence genome:
- the LOC138967247 gene encoding uncharacterized protein, with amino-acid sequence MTQPRISWRLCAMRRRWKLFCVLTFVVSVATVLYFTAQTSRIHNFSQLRFRAGIGRLIGFGDVIGPLNDVKKCDSVFPGMLHGRWTPKKNVSEARRKTMDEYLVNTRGEYNIPRSLQRSDGRCGSVPFDGVPLIRHMWFRSLCNPNGPTPCCYLDHCTNRTREDCACPTCLDTRSPLHAELSDWLPERAECKPREISSREACELLNGMTLVLAGDSFVRHVFVALVMLLTDDFQDGALKQNAPANIQQICQGMYQINGLRCRGILDQNRTLCGGTVTATYLEIMSAGAGRFLLPHIDNLHTRKQRVLLLAGLGIHNDFRIDLVWPLFLQPLVEYFTNSTSSSLVNMNVSDSEGARMASWFDLRKKYGVGNAVPPLILGSNKLPSSNKPPSSFSAQPGNKATPSSLRPWPKFIWAGTHAPGLLKTPVLPAQSYQGVKFYNQAMARRLEPLGIPVLDSFNMTAPLHAVDGTHYGYGANHLKVQVLLHWVKERQDRGEW; translated from the exons ATGACACAGCCGCGAATTTCCTGGCGGTTGTGCGCGATGAGACGAAGATGGAAACTTTTCTGTGTCCTGACTTTTGTTGTGTCTGTTGCCACCGTCCTCTACTTCACAGCACAGACATCCCGTATCCACAATTTCTCCCAGCTCCGCTTCCGTGCAGGCATCGGCAGGCTGATTGGGTTCGGTGACGTCATAGGACCGTTAAATGACGTCAAGAAGTGTGACAGCGTCTTTCCAGGCATGCTGCACGGTCGCTGGACGCCGAAGAAGAACGTGAGCGAAGCGAGGAGAAAGACGATGGACGAATACCTGGTGAATACACGCGGGGAATACAACATCCCGCGGTCTCTGCAGAGATCGGACGGAAGGTGCGGGAGTGTGCCTTTCGACGGGGTGCCCCTGATCAGGCACATGTGGTTTCGCTCGCTGTGCAACCCTAACGGACCCACCCCGTGCTGCTACCTCGACCACTGCACCAACCGTACACGAGAGGACTGCGCATGCCCGACCTGCCTCGATACCAGGTCTCCTCTGCACGCGGAGCTCAGCGATTGGCTGCCTGAGCGCGCCGAGTGCAAACCACGTGAGATCTCTTCTCGTGAGGCTTGTGAACTCCTGAACGGGATGACTCTGGTGTTGGCTGGGGATTCCTTCGTGCGTCACGTGTTTGTCGCTCTGGTGATGCTGCTCACTGACGATTTCCAGGACGGCGCTCTCAAACAGAATGCCCCTGCAA ACATACAACAGATTTGCCAGGGCATGTACCAGATCAACGGGCTGCGGTGCCGCGGCATCCTCGACCAGAACCGAACGCTGTGCGGCGGAACGGTCACAGCCACTTACCTGGAGATCATGAGTGCTGGCGCAGGGCGCTTCCTTCTACCTCACATAGACAATCTACACACTCGCAAACAGCGGGTGTTGCTTTTAGCCGGGCTGGGCATTCACAACGACTTCAGGATAGACCTGGTGTGGCCATTATTCCTCCAGCCTCTGGTTGAATACTTCACGAATTCCACATCATCATCGTTAGTGAACATGAACGTCAGTGATTCAGAAGGAGCGAGAATGGCGTCTTGGTTTGACCTGAGAAAAAAATACGGTGTGGGAAACGCTGTTCCTCCCTTAATCCTTGGATCAAACAAACTTCCTTCTTCAAACAAACCTCCTTCTTCTTTCTCTGCGCAACCGGGGAACAAAGCGACGCCATCTTCCTTACGACCTTGGCCCAAGTTCATATGGGCTGGTACGCATGCGCCAGGGTTGCTCAAAACGCCCGTACTTCCGGCGCAGTCGTACCAAGGTGTGAAGTTCTATAACCAGGCGATGGCTCGGCGGTTGGAGCCTCTGGGAATTCCTGTCTTGGATTCCTTCAACATGACGGCGCCTTTACATGCTGTGGACGGTACGCATTATGGGTATGGGGCGAATCATCTCAAGGTGCAGGTCTTGCTCCACTGGGTCAAGGAGCGACAGGATAGAGGAGAGTGGTGA